A window of the Mucilaginibacter sp. cycad4 genome harbors these coding sequences:
- a CDS encoding diacylglycerol kinase family protein produces MKRKALFIINPISGGKKKDGVPELIKDTVDAGVMEPVIAFSDGIAHARVIAAEAVGKFDTVVAVGGDGTVNEVASAIVDTDTSLGIVPFGSGNGLSRFLGIPMDTKSAIQNLASGRTEIIDSARVNGQPFFNMAGMGFDAHISEIFSHGKKRGFISYIKSSIKEVVGYQPQNYHLDIDGKKYDYKAFMLSIANSSQYGNNVHISPKASLQDGLLDVCVIKPFPLWRFPEMSMRMLIKATESSKYVEIIRGKQILIKREHTGPIHLDGEPQVAGTGIDINILPNSLKVIVGPSFKN; encoded by the coding sequence TTGAAACGGAAAGCGTTATTTATAATAAACCCAATTTCGGGCGGGAAGAAGAAGGACGGGGTGCCTGAACTGATTAAAGATACCGTTGATGCCGGTGTAATGGAGCCGGTTATAGCTTTTAGCGATGGCATAGCCCATGCGCGGGTAATAGCGGCCGAGGCTGTCGGCAAATTTGATACCGTGGTGGCCGTTGGCGGCGATGGCACGGTTAATGAAGTGGCTTCGGCTATTGTGGATACGGATACATCGCTTGGCATAGTGCCTTTTGGCTCGGGTAACGGGCTTTCGAGGTTTTTGGGGATCCCTATGGATACAAAGAGTGCCATTCAAAATCTTGCTTCCGGCCGTACCGAAATTATTGATTCGGCCAGGGTTAACGGGCAGCCGTTTTTTAATATGGCGGGTATGGGGTTTGACGCCCACATCAGCGAGATTTTTTCGCACGGTAAAAAGCGTGGTTTTATCAGTTATATAAAATCGTCGATAAAAGAGGTGGTTGGCTACCAGCCGCAAAACTATCACCTTGATATCGACGGAAAAAAATATGATTATAAAGCATTTATGCTCAGTATAGCCAACTCTTCACAATATGGCAATAACGTACATATATCGCCCAAGGCAAGCCTGCAGGATGGTTTGCTGGATGTTTGTGTGATAAAGCCTTTTCCGCTGTGGAGGTTTCCGGAGATGAGTATGCGCATGTTAATTAAAGCAACCGAAAGTTCAAAATATGTCGAAATTATCCGTGGTAAGCAAATCCTGATAAAAAGGGAGCATACCGGCCCCATCCATCTGGATGGCGAGCCCCAGGTGGCGGGTACCGGCATAGATATTAATATATTGCCAAATTCATTAAAAGTTATAGTTGGCCCGTCATTTAAAAATTGA
- the metK gene encoding methionine adenosyltransferase, which yields MSYLFTSESVSEGHPDKVADQISDALIDHFLAFDAESKVACETLVTTGQVFLAGEVKSKAYLDVQKIAREVINKIGYTKGEYMFDGSSCGVLSAIHEQSPDINQGVDRTAKEEQGAGDQGMMFGYATVETDNYMPLALDIAHALLIELAAIRRENNEIKYLRPDAKSQVTLEYSDDNKPQRIDAIVISTQHDDFDDEPAMLTKISADIISILIPRVKAKYPKYAHFFNDDIKYHINPTGKFVIGGPHGDTGLTGRKIIVDTYGGKGAHGGGAFSGKDPSKVDRSAAYATRHIAKNLVAAGLCDEVLVQVSYAIGVAQPMGIYVNTYGTAKIDLHDGDIAKKVEGIFNMTPYAIETRFKLRNPIYSETAAYGHFGRPNETVTKTFVGHDGSRLERQVELFTWEKLDYVDQVKAAFGL from the coding sequence ATGTCATATTTATTTACTTCAGAGTCAGTATCAGAAGGTCACCCGGATAAAGTGGCCGATCAGATCTCGGACGCGCTGATTGATCATTTTTTAGCATTTGATGCCGAATCGAAAGTTGCCTGCGAAACGCTGGTGACCACAGGCCAGGTTTTTTTAGCCGGCGAAGTAAAATCAAAAGCCTATCTCGATGTACAGAAGATCGCCCGCGAGGTGATCAACAAGATCGGGTATACCAAAGGCGAATATATGTTCGACGGCAGTTCATGCGGCGTGCTATCGGCCATCCACGAACAATCGCCCGATATTAACCAGGGGGTTGACCGCACCGCCAAAGAAGAGCAGGGCGCCGGCGACCAGGGCATGATGTTTGGCTATGCTACCGTCGAAACTGACAACTACATGCCGCTTGCCCTTGATATAGCCCACGCTTTATTAATTGAGCTTGCAGCCATCCGCCGCGAAAATAATGAGATTAAATACCTTCGCCCGGATGCAAAATCGCAGGTTACTTTGGAGTACAGCGACGATAACAAACCGCAGCGTATCGACGCTATCGTTATCTCAACCCAGCACGACGATTTTGACGATGAGCCAGCCATGCTAACCAAGATCAGCGCCGATATCATCAGCATCCTGATCCCCCGCGTTAAGGCTAAATACCCTAAATACGCCCACTTCTTTAACGACGATATTAAGTACCACATTAACCCAACCGGTAAATTTGTTATCGGCGGGCCGCATGGCGATACAGGCCTAACCGGCCGTAAAATTATTGTGGATACCTACGGCGGTAAAGGCGCGCACGGCGGTGGTGCCTTCTCTGGCAAAGACCCTTCAAAGGTTGACCGTTCTGCTGCTTACGCTACCCGCCACATCGCTAAAAACCTGGTTGCTGCCGGCTTGTGCGATGAAGTGCTTGTACAGGTATCATACGCTATAGGCGTTGCACAGCCAATGGGCATATATGTAAATACTTACGGCACCGCCAAGATTGACCTGCACGACGGCGACATCGCCAAAAAAGTAGAAGGCATTTTTAACATGACCCCATACGCCATTGAAACCCGCTTTAAACTGCGCAACCCTATTTACAGTGAAACCGCAGCTTACGGACACTTCGGCAGGCCTAACGAAACGGTTACCAAAACTTTTGTTGGCCACGACGGCAGCAGGCTTGAGCGCCAGGTTGAGCTGTTTACCTGGGAAAAACTTGATTACGTTGATCAGGTTAAAGCAGCCTTCGGGTTGTAA
- a CDS encoding AAA family ATPase — protein MIQKNGRPLVVEIIRTDVRDAARRDAKRGIRPRVYDPDAIPPDLFIIHQANTWMEMERERQTPRMLFGEFWLEGELCILFADTNMGKSLLAVQLGDSIARGQAITPFKMDAEPNPVLYIDFELSGKQFEQRYTDGNATHAFHENFYRGEFDQMTGLPQDFKTFDEFITYGLSRAIKRTDAKVLIIDNITCLRNGTERSSQALSLMKQLKLLKTRHGLSILVLAHTPKRNPALPITRNDLQGSKMLINFCDSAFAMAESQTLPGYRYLKQVKQRSTAEMYGSHNVCLGKLERQNGFLQFVFSHTDNEVKHLRRYSQMERQRRAADVLSLHKQGLSQRQIAGRLEMSLSAVNRVLGVAGG, from the coding sequence ATGATTCAAAAAAATGGAAGGCCGCTGGTTGTGGAAATAATCCGCACCGATGTGCGCGACGCGGCGCGCAGGGACGCTAAAAGAGGGATCCGTCCCAGGGTTTATGACCCCGATGCTATCCCTCCCGACCTGTTTATTATTCATCAGGCCAATACATGGATGGAGATGGAGCGTGAGCGCCAAACACCCCGGATGCTGTTTGGCGAGTTTTGGCTTGAGGGGGAGCTATGCATCCTGTTTGCCGATACCAACATGGGCAAAAGCCTGCTGGCTGTACAACTGGGCGACAGCATTGCCCGCGGACAGGCCATTACACCTTTTAAAATGGATGCCGAACCCAACCCGGTGCTGTACATTGATTTTGAACTGAGCGGCAAACAATTTGAACAGCGCTATACCGACGGCAACGCCACCCATGCCTTTCACGAAAATTTTTACCGCGGCGAATTTGATCAGATGACCGGTCTGCCGCAGGATTTTAAAACTTTTGATGAGTTTATTACTTACGGGCTTAGTCGCGCTATTAAGCGTACCGATGCGAAAGTGCTTATTATTGATAATATTACCTGCCTGCGCAACGGCACCGAGCGCAGCAGCCAGGCGCTCTCGCTCATGAAACAGCTTAAACTGCTTAAAACCCGGCATGGCCTCAGTATCCTGGTGCTGGCCCATACACCCAAGCGCAACCCTGCCCTGCCCATTACCCGCAACGACCTGCAAGGCAGCAAAATGCTCATCAACTTTTGCGACAGCGCCTTCGCCATGGCCGAAAGCCAAACCCTGCCCGGCTACCGTTACCTTAAACAGGTAAAACAACGCAGCACCGCCGAAATGTACGGCAGCCATAACGTATGCCTCGGCAAGTTGGAAAGGCAAAACGGCTTTTTACAATTTGTATTTTCCCATACCGATAACGAAGTTAAACACCTGCGCCGCTACAGCCAGATGGAACGCCAGCGCCGGGCGGCAGATGTGCTTTCGCTTCATAAACAGGGCTTAAGCCAAAGGCAGATTGCCGGGCGGTTGGAAATGAGTTTATCGGCAGTGAACAGGGTGTTGGGGGTTGCGGGGGGATAG
- a CDS encoding IS4 family transposase, giving the protein MRETIFSKELALKFKMNEQDFTRNRKQPFSSTLLFMFNLLRRSLAIEIDGFVRYLNEHFSFGNARSFTSSAFIQNRKKIDPAVFSHLSNVIIENFYTTDNETANYLNGIRILVVDSTKLTLPYTAELKKCYGVMKNQSTVEVVQARASVLYDVLNGLVLDAALDGLNKGERELALRHNQKWKKKDLIIYDRGYPSYDFIHEHVKLGADCLIRVTVANFSFATTFVAGGKKSVVTEIYPSESHSLKDKDYDKNTPLKVRLLRVDLPSGEVEVLITTLLDSTKYPAKLFKKLYFMRWGVETFYDELKNKLKVEHFTGYSQASILQDFYCAIFISNLQSVIVNDLEPELSIQNEAKKYDYKVNTNLSYGFLKNRILELLCKQAPLESVFQELEALFIKHTIPVRNNRTFPRHAGKYRARIRPKVTKNQKDAI; this is encoded by the coding sequence TTGAGGGAGACAATTTTCAGCAAGGAGCTTGCTCTGAAGTTTAAGATGAATGAACAAGACTTTACCAGGAACAGAAAGCAGCCTTTTAGTTCAACTTTGCTATTTATGTTCAATTTATTAAGAAGAAGCCTTGCCATTGAAATAGATGGCTTCGTACGTTATTTGAATGAGCATTTTTCTTTTGGCAATGCCCGCTCTTTTACCTCAAGCGCTTTTATTCAGAACCGGAAAAAGATCGATCCAGCCGTTTTCAGTCACCTTTCAAATGTGATTATTGAGAACTTTTACACGACAGACAACGAGACGGCAAACTATTTAAATGGTATTAGGATACTGGTTGTTGATAGCACCAAACTTACTTTACCTTATACTGCCGAATTAAAAAAGTGCTATGGCGTAATGAAAAATCAGTCCACAGTGGAAGTTGTACAAGCAAGAGCATCTGTTTTATACGATGTTTTAAATGGCTTAGTCTTAGATGCAGCTTTAGATGGTTTGAATAAAGGGGAAAGGGAACTCGCGCTAAGGCATAACCAAAAATGGAAAAAGAAAGACCTGATCATATATGACAGAGGATACCCTTCTTACGATTTTATACATGAGCATGTTAAATTGGGGGCTGATTGTTTGATACGGGTAACAGTAGCGAATTTTTCGTTCGCTACTACCTTTGTAGCCGGCGGTAAGAAATCTGTAGTTACGGAAATATATCCCTCAGAAAGTCATTCACTAAAAGATAAGGATTATGATAAAAATACTCCGTTAAAAGTGCGTTTATTAAGGGTTGACCTTCCGAGCGGAGAAGTAGAGGTACTGATAACAACTTTGTTGGATAGTACTAAATACCCTGCTAAACTGTTTAAAAAGCTATATTTCATGCGATGGGGAGTTGAGACCTTTTATGATGAATTAAAGAACAAACTTAAGGTCGAACACTTCACAGGTTACTCACAAGCGAGCATATTGCAGGATTTTTATTGTGCCATTTTTATCAGCAATCTTCAATCGGTTATTGTAAATGATCTGGAACCGGAATTGTCTATACAAAATGAAGCCAAAAAATACGATTACAAGGTAAATACAAACCTCTCTTATGGGTTCTTAAAAAACAGGATATTAGAATTGCTTTGTAAACAAGCCCCTTTAGAATCTGTATTTCAGGAATTAGAAGCTTTGTTTATTAAACATACTATCCCGGTGAGAAATAATCGAACGTTCCCAAGACATGCCGGTAAATACAGAGCCAGGATCAGACCTAAAGTAACTAAAAATCAAAAAGATGCAATCTAA